The proteins below come from a single Eubacterium limosum genomic window:
- a CDS encoding sensor domain-containing diguanylate cyclase has translation MRDKRKRSGRLRNGIIVIAAILVVIGVSFVYVKSVEGKVSEETGQYLEEVGIQSAALIRQKFDDDIENLKAAAGVIGATDLALSDDQIMEALRQIDETLDFRDVAVVAADGVAYEIKDNAVYSFDVSDQEHFRYAMVGVPVISNPTVPKDNSEESIVMAVPVYREGTIIGVVMGRYYLTDLIELLDVNTFEGKGYSYMARRNGDVFVTSNNENADKTLKNLNTDFEDSYFEDPFALQTMQVNMLEGRSGSVSYVWNGTRRIMRYLPVGINDWYLLSVVPNEVVESRATGLVMQAAVFCCVLFGVFTVLSLYVLGIQRRKNEELRKTHQELKTNEQRYEIVMAQSKDIIFEWDIKTGHIYHSDMFRQKFGFESPSEHFPEAIIEAKGVPESDETVFMQTYMKIADGAPYSEGEFRVYDSCHYPLWCRSRVSLIVDENGAPSKGIGILMDIDEEMREKEKIMEAAEKDFLTQTFNRGAAESRIQLWMKENAGTQKAGLLMIDVDDFKQVNDTFGHISGDRVLREVTRKISGIFRESDIVGRIGGDEFVVLMKNIQDTEAVTRKAQEIIRIFESCRVGVQKKYCISGSIGIALFPENGTTYKELLGKADQALYYAKAHGKNQFVYFKED, from the coding sequence ATGAGAGATAAGCGCAAACGCTCCGGCCGGCTGCGCAATGGCATCATTGTCATTGCGGCGATTTTGGTTGTGATTGGGGTTTCTTTTGTATATGTTAAATCCGTTGAGGGGAAAGTCTCAGAGGAAACGGGCCAGTACCTGGAGGAGGTTGGAATCCAGAGTGCTGCGTTGATCAGGCAAAAATTTGATGATGACATCGAAAATCTGAAGGCCGCAGCTGGGGTCATTGGCGCAACAGACCTGGCGCTGAGCGATGACCAGATTATGGAGGCGCTGCGGCAGATTGATGAAACCCTTGATTTCAGAGATGTGGCAGTGGTCGCGGCAGATGGAGTGGCCTATGAGATTAAGGACAATGCGGTTTACAGCTTTGACGTCTCGGATCAGGAGCATTTCCGGTATGCGATGGTGGGGGTGCCTGTCATTTCAAACCCGACAGTGCCAAAGGATAACTCGGAGGAGTCCATTGTGATGGCTGTTCCGGTTTACCGGGAAGGCACCATCATTGGCGTAGTTATGGGCCGGTACTATTTGACGGATCTTATCGAGCTTCTGGACGTCAATACCTTTGAAGGAAAGGGATACTCTTATATGGCCCGGCGCAATGGCGATGTTTTTGTCACTTCCAATAATGAAAATGCCGATAAAACACTGAAAAATCTGAATACTGATTTTGAAGACTCTTATTTTGAGGACCCTTTTGCCCTCCAGACCATGCAGGTTAATATGCTGGAGGGTAGAAGCGGCAGTGTATCCTATGTGTGGAATGGCACAAGACGCATTATGCGCTATCTGCCGGTGGGTATTAACGACTGGTATCTGCTCTCGGTCGTGCCCAACGAGGTGGTCGAGAGCCGGGCGACAGGGCTGGTCATGCAGGCGGCGGTTTTCTGCTGCGTTCTCTTCGGAGTATTCACAGTGCTCAGTCTGTATGTCCTCGGAATCCAGAGACGGAAAAATGAAGAGCTCCGTAAAACACATCAGGAGCTTAAAACCAATGAACAGCGCTATGAAATTGTGATGGCCCAGTCAAAGGATATTATTTTTGAGTGGGATATAAAAACAGGGCATATTTATCATTCGGACATGTTCAGGCAAAAATTTGGCTTTGAGTCCCCCAGTGAGCATTTTCCGGAGGCGATTATTGAAGCCAAAGGGGTGCCCGAAAGCGATGAGACAGTGTTCATGCAGACCTACATGAAAATCGCTGATGGCGCACCCTATTCCGAGGGTGAGTTCCGCGTGTATGACAGCTGCCACTACCCGCTGTGGTGCCGTTCCCGGGTCAGCCTGATTGTTGATGAAAACGGAGCGCCCAGCAAGGGCATCGGTATCCTGATGGATATTGACGAGGAAATGCGGGAAAAGGAAAAGATCATGGAAGCCGCGGAAAAAGATTTTCTGACCCAGACCTTTAATAGGGGCGCGGCGGAAAGCCGTATTCAGCTGTGGATGAAAGAAAACGCCGGTACCCAAAAGGCCGGGCTGCTGATGATTGACGTGGATGATTTTAAACAGGTCAACGATACCTTTGGGCATATCTCCGGTGACCGCGTCCTGAGGGAGGTTACCAGGAAAATCTCCGGTATTTTCAGAGAAAGCGACATCGTTGGAAGAATCGGCGGCGACGAATTTGTCGTGCTTATGAAGAATATTCAGGATACAGAGGCGGTGACCAGAAAGGCGCAGGAGATCATCCGGATTTTTGAGAGCTGCCGTGTTGGAGTCCAGAAAAAGTACTGCATTTCCGGAAGTATCGGCATTGCCCTGTTCCCGGAAAACGGAACAACCTATAAAGAGCTGCTGGGCAAGGCCGATCAGGCACTGTACTACGCAAAGGCTCATGGGAAAAACCAATTCGTCTATTTCAAAGAGGATTAA
- a CDS encoding trimethylamine methyltransferase family protein, which produces MQIAKYQPVLSKAEMELIHEKSLYLLENNGEIIESDEILEICKKAGFRVEGQRVYYPREKVEAALKQAPKDFKLRGRDGRKAFSIREEGTKLAPALGPMNVLEDGHYRPTTMKDMVDFTVLHETSSLMRTVGANMLRPRDLSLSPLDNAMTRLAITLAYSTKPLQTFCEGGEISDKSFEMIKQFYGGASDEDVYAMICISTASPFRLTQDTCETLLSFCRCNQLLWAQGSGMPGLTTPPTLAGTLLQGNAEKLGIITLSQTINPGNPVMYSLISMLSDLRYTSCVVATPESPYRMMAEKDMADFYGLPSLGTTGLADAKELDYQCGAEAFMMFYFAYHSSPDLVAQSLGVLDSYNTISYEKFIMDEENVQSILKLLLPVAIDEKRMKIDKILKAGPAGNYLARTDRAYREDFYRSSLYFKESSAEWMAQGRPSLEAEARKKYLERIAEYQPGDFDQIQQKIIDQYIPKDLQLKNK; this is translated from the coding sequence ATGCAAATCGCAAAATATCAACCGGTATTATCAAAAGCAGAAATGGAATTAATCCATGAAAAATCTCTTTACCTGCTGGAAAACAACGGCGAGATCATCGAGAGTGATGAAATTCTGGAAATATGTAAAAAAGCGGGGTTCCGCGTTGAAGGACAGCGTGTTTACTATCCTCGTGAAAAGGTTGAAGCCGCTTTAAAGCAGGCTCCCAAAGACTTTAAGCTTCGCGGACGGGATGGACGTAAGGCTTTCAGTATCCGGGAGGAGGGAACAAAGCTCGCTCCGGCTCTTGGGCCTATGAATGTCCTGGAGGACGGCCATTACCGGCCAACGACCATGAAGGACATGGTGGATTTCACAGTACTGCATGAAACCAGCAGCTTAATGCGAACAGTAGGGGCAAATATGCTGAGACCCCGTGATCTGTCGCTGTCACCCCTCGACAACGCGATGACCCGACTGGCAATCACCCTTGCTTATTCTACCAAACCGCTTCAAACTTTTTGTGAAGGCGGCGAAATTTCTGACAAAAGCTTTGAAATGATCAAGCAATTTTACGGCGGCGCCAGTGACGAGGATGTCTACGCCATGATCTGTATCAGCACTGCGTCACCTTTTCGTTTGACCCAGGATACCTGCGAAACCTTGCTGTCGTTTTGCAGATGCAACCAGCTTCTATGGGCTCAGGGCTCAGGAATGCCTGGTTTAACAACACCGCCTACCCTCGCAGGAACCTTACTCCAGGGCAACGCCGAAAAGCTGGGAATCATCACCCTTTCTCAGACCATCAACCCTGGAAATCCAGTTATGTACAGCCTGATTTCCATGCTTTCCGACCTGCGCTACACCTCCTGCGTTGTGGCCACGCCCGAATCTCCCTACCGCATGATGGCCGAAAAGGATATGGCCGACTTCTATGGTCTGCCAAGTCTTGGTACCACCGGCCTGGCAGACGCCAAAGAGCTCGATTACCAGTGCGGTGCAGAAGCCTTTATGATGTTTTATTTTGCCTACCATTCAAGTCCGGATCTGGTCGCCCAGTCTCTGGGAGTATTAGATTCCTACAATACCATCAGCTACGAAAAATTCATTATGGACGAAGAAAACGTTCAGTCTATTCTAAAATTACTGTTGCCTGTCGCCATTGATGAAAAACGCATGAAAATCGATAAAATTTTAAAAGCAGGCCCCGCTGGAAATTACCTGGCAAGAACGGACAGAGCCTACCGGGAAGATTTCTACCGCTCATCTTTATACTTTAAAGAAAGCTCAGCGGAGTGGATGGCACAGGGACGCCCCAGCCTTGAAGCCGAAGCCCGGAAAAAATACCTTGAGCGCATCGCTGAATATCAGCCTGGCGATTTTGACCAGATACAGCAAAAGATCATTGATCAGTACATTCCCAAGGATCTCCAGCTTAAAAATAAATAG
- a CDS encoding MFS transporter, whose product MDFKKKRWIIILLVTISYGAVWQFPYMLETYYIPVQQAFGFTNEQIGSMMTVFGIVSVILYFPGGYLSDKFSVKTLITVSYLGTAALGFCMLLIPPLPIMLVIQFGFAVTTIFTFWGAIIKFIRIMGNDSEQGKLYGLFFAFSGIFGALEGFAATALYSGLGENITAFKALILFFALVVAVPTIIFFVIFKEKEALPDTGSEESKVNLRDLGKVLKMPIVWIMAIVVLCAYIPKSSQSYFQPYMSEYFAVPVAWISVIAIFRQQVVRLVANPLAGWLRDKIGASSIVMRIAFVIGILAFAMVLFTPLNPALAWVIVTSLCLVSALYNISVTCSFIPISEAGISAKYTGTISGFVSCVGYSSDIWFYKVGGGIIDANGFSGYQQIFILCLVSCVVGIAATFILKKSVLKTKTSNNQ is encoded by the coding sequence ATGGATTTTAAAAAGAAAAGGTGGATCATCATTCTGTTAGTGACCATCAGCTATGGGGCTGTCTGGCAGTTCCCTTATATGCTGGAAACCTACTACATCCCTGTACAGCAGGCCTTTGGCTTTACAAATGAACAGATTGGCTCAATGATGACTGTTTTTGGGATTGTTTCCGTTATTTTATACTTTCCAGGCGGATATCTCTCCGACAAATTTAGTGTTAAGACCCTGATAACCGTCTCTTATTTAGGAACAGCCGCACTTGGATTCTGCATGCTGCTGATTCCTCCGCTTCCAATTATGCTTGTCATTCAGTTTGGCTTTGCCGTCACCACCATCTTTACTTTTTGGGGAGCCATCATCAAATTTATTCGCATTATGGGGAATGACAGTGAGCAGGGAAAGCTCTATGGATTGTTTTTTGCCTTTTCCGGCATCTTTGGCGCACTGGAGGGCTTTGCGGCAACCGCTTTGTACAGCGGTTTAGGTGAAAATATAACCGCTTTTAAAGCTTTGATCCTCTTTTTTGCTCTGGTCGTCGCTGTTCCAACGATCATCTTCTTCGTGATTTTCAAGGAAAAGGAAGCGCTGCCGGATACAGGCTCTGAAGAAAGCAAAGTCAATCTCCGTGATCTTGGAAAAGTATTGAAAATGCCCATTGTCTGGATTATGGCCATTGTTGTTTTGTGTGCCTACATTCCAAAATCTTCCCAAAGTTATTTTCAGCCCTACATGAGCGAATACTTTGCTGTTCCTGTCGCCTGGATTTCAGTCATTGCCATCTTCCGGCAGCAGGTTGTGCGCTTAGTGGCCAATCCGCTGGCCGGCTGGCTTCGCGACAAAATCGGCGCGTCGTCGATCGTCATGCGGATCGCCTTTGTCATCGGAATCTTAGCCTTTGCAATGGTTCTTTTCACACCGCTGAATCCAGCGCTTGCCTGGGTAATTGTTACCTCCTTATGCCTGGTGTCTGCCCTCTATAATATTTCTGTCACCTGCAGCTTTATTCCAATTTCGGAAGCGGGTATTTCCGCTAAATATACGGGCACCATCTCCGGTTTTGTCTCCTGTGTGGGCTATTCCAGCGATATCTGGTTCTATAAAGTCGGCGGCGGGATAATTGACGCCAATGGTTTTTCCGGTTATCAGCAGATCTTTATCCTGTGCCTGGTTTCCTGTGTTGTCGGAATCGCTGCAACCTTTATTCTGAAAAAATCAGTTTTAAAAACAAAAACAAGCAATAACCAATAG